CATTAGTAAATACGTCATATAGACTTCCCATGAATGGACTTGCTTCTAATACCTCTTCATCTTTATATAGAGCCTTAATAGTTGGGTTCATTGAACCTTCTATAGCTCTCATTTTTTGCATTTCATATGAAGCTAAGTATAAAGCAACGTCTGCTGCAATATCAGGATGTTCACTGTATTTGCTTACTGCTAATTGCCATCCACCTAAAGTAGCTGCACCTTTACCACTCTTACCTGCTGGAAGTGGAGCAACATCAAATTTACCTTTGATTGCACTATCATCAGCATTACCTAAGCTATATGCATATGGCCAGTTTCTCATGAATGCAGCATTTCCTGCTTGCCAAATATTACGTGCATCCTCTTCAGCCATTCCAGTTACACCTTCTGGTGAAATAGTTCCTACCCAGCTTGCAGCCTTTTCTATTATTTCTACTGCATTCTCATTGTTAATAGTTATCTTCTTATCAGGGCTTACAATAGTACCTCCACCATTAGAGTATACCCATTCTAAAGCATCACAAGTAAGTCCTTCATAAGAATCACCTTGCCATACATATCCATAAAAATCTTCATTACCTTCTGCTCTTTCTCCCTCTTGAATAGTTTTAGCTGCTTCTTCTAACTCATCCCATGTCTTAGGTACATCTAGATTGTACTTTTCTAGTAAATCAGCTCTATAATATAGTAGACCTGCATCTGTAAACCAAGGAATAGCAACTAATTTACCATCAACTGTGTTATTTTCTATTATAGCTTCA
The window above is part of the Caldisalinibacter kiritimatiensis genome. Proteins encoded here:
- a CDS encoding ABC transporter substrate-binding protein is translated as MRKKSLLALMLVFMLTLTAFTVGCSNQQQPDQTEETTTESTESSDTESNDKEEASSDEKVVITVAGGAVGQELELTKKAADKYMKEHPNVEVKVLDTPDLAQDRLGLYLQFLEAKSPEVDVYQIDVIWPGDLADHFVDLYKYGAKEVADQHFEAIIENNTVDGKLVAIPWFTDAGLLYYRADLLEKYNLDVPKTWDELEEAAKTIQEGERAEGNEDFYGYVWQGDSYEGLTCDALEWVYSNGGGTIVSPDKKITINNENAVEIIEKAASWVGTISPEGVTGMAEEDARNIWQAGNAAFMRNWPYAYSLGNADDSAIKGKFDVAPLPAGKSGKGAATLGGWQLAVSKYSEHPDIAADVALYLASYEMQKMRAIEGSMNPTIKALYKDEEVLEASPFMGSLYDVFTNAVARPSTATSPKYNQVSTLFFKAVYSVLTGENDAQTALEELELDLQDLTGFEIGEPQ